The sequence CCCCGCGGCCGTGgccagccccggctcccccgGGCCGGCGCGGGGCTCTCCGCAGGCGCCGCCGGTGAAGCCGGAGCCGCGGGGCGCCGGGagcagcccggccccgccgccgccgcccgaggagccgccgccgcccgccggggGCCGCCGCAGGAAGCGGCCGGTGCAGCGGGGCAAGCCCCCGTACTCCTACATCGCCCTCATCGCCATGGCCATCGCCAACGCCGCCGAGAGGAAGCTCACCTTGGGCGGCATCTACAAGTTCATCACCGAGCGGTTCCCCTTCTACCGGGAGAACCCAAAGAAGTGGCAGAACAGCATCCGCCACAACCTCACCCTCAACGACTGCTTCGTCAAGATCCCCCGGGAGCCCGGACATCCCGGCAAGGGCAACTACTGGACACTGGATCCGGCTGCCGAGGACATGTTCGACAACGGGAGCTTCCTGCGCCGGAGGAAGCGCTTCAAGCGCACCGACATCACCACCTACCCCGGCTACATGCAGAACTCCAGCGCCTTCAcgccgccgcccgccggccGCCCCGCGGCGCCCGCAGCGCCCTACCCCAACGCGCTGTGCTCGCCCGGCTACGGCCCGCAGCTCTCCGGCAGCGTCTTCCACCCGTACGcggccggggcagcgccgccgGCGCAGCACCCCAGGATGTTCAGCATCGACAGCCTCATCAGCGGGCAGCAGGCCCTGCAGCCCTCGCCGCCCTCCGAGCTGGGCCACCCATCGCTGGGCTTGCCCGCGGCCGAGCTGGCTCCCGCCTGCTCCGCCGGCAGCTCCGAGCCTCCCTGCTTCCAGGCACAGCCCGTCAGCCCCGGCCTGCTGAGCCGGGCCGGCCCCAACTCCCTGGCGTACCCCTACGCCGCCTCGCCCCCGCACCTGCCCGTGGCTCAGGGCAGCTACTCGCCCGGCAGCCCGCAGCTCTACGGGGCTCCCAACAGACTGGCGCTGCCGGCCATGCGGCCCCCGGCCTGTGCCGAGCACGGcgagcagctgctggggctctccGCCTCGCCCCTCGGCCAGTTCGGCTCCAGCAACACGTACATGCGGCAGCCCAACTTCCCCGCGGGCCTGGAGCGGTACATGTGATGGGGCACAGCCCGGGCTCCACCAGCGGCTCTGGACAAGCGGgcttctccctgccctggggccagctgggctggagccgGGGGTCCCCGGGCCCGGCTGTGTGCAGACACGCAGTGTGGGagggctcagctcctctctCTCAGCTTATTCTGAAACGGAGGCAAGGTGATCTGTTTATCTGCTCCATTCCTTTCCGGAAAAGGTGTTTTCTGGCTGCATCTGCCGGGCAGGGCTTCCCACTCTTGCCCTTGTGCCCCCTGCAGCAGCGCACCCCGGGGCACCCCAGGGCGAGCAGGAGCGCACTCAGGAGGTGGAACGTGCAGGAACTCTCTCAAATGGgctttctcctctcttctctgagTGCCTCCCGAGTAACTGGAATGAAAGTTATCAAACCCCCTCCCCCAAACCACTAAACATGTTCACTGgattttaaatgaatatttaagaTGTTTatcatttcctttccctgtaGGAAAAGAAACCCCAACTTGACTACttctttttactatttttaaaaattacttttattgtTAGAAAggtcttttttaaaataaagctttttcttcCAACATGaccagtgctgctgttcctctggcTCTGGATGGATCTTGGCAAGAGGAAATTATAGTTTTGGAACTGGTGGGAGACTGTTTCATGCTGCTGTTGTGACACCGCCACATCTTACATTTTTAGTGATGCTTCTTAAAGCTCTCTATTTTATTGTGATTTTCTTAAAACCAAATGGTAATTCCTACAAGAATCCCATGCAGCTCTTACTGGACTTGATAGTTTCCATTTGCATAGAGAAAATGTGTCTTCCCTCCAAGGAATCCATTGCAGGTGAAATTCTGATTTAGCCCATCAAATTAGGAGATCACAGTTTTTCTTCCTAGCAACAAAATCAATTAAAGTTCTAACCTGTTCACTGGCTAGGCTGCTGTTATTTATTTGCAAGACTCCCAGCCAGACAACTGACAAAGTTTGAAGGAAGAATTCCCCACCCCaagactttgttttttttatttaaacattctTCAGGTAAAAGTGTCAAGCTAggatttctctcctttttttcaaGGGTGTCTTCTGAAGCAGAGCAATTTTCTGTAGTCCCTATAGCATTTTCCTCTCTAAGGAGTTGGAAATCATCTGATCTTTGGTGTAAAacagcatctcattccccagcTCTCGTGTCCTGGCAGGTACTCATAGAATCAGCTTTTGTCCACAGCTTGGGACCTTGTGGCTTTTCAGTCTTTCATTCTATGTGCTCCACAGAAAAGGAGAGTGAGTTTATTAcaagagcagagggaagaaaatgcttttttcttcttggtttcCTTAAAATTTGGCCTCCATCTATCTATAAAAACTCCATCTTCAGCTGAGTTGCTGAGTGCTGAATCTCCTCTCTGGTCCCTCCATCTTCACCCTTTCAGCTTTCACactggtcccagcagcagcttctccgCTTTTCCCCCAATAATAACCCTGCTCAGGAAGGGCATTGAGAAAGAACTTATCTCTTGAAATACTCTGGCTCTCTCCACACAATATCCATAGGCAGACATCTTCTGTCTAATGGAAATTTGCAACGTGCCCATGCCTGCCTGTGACATACTGCCTGCAGATATCACTTAGGGGGTGCTGAAATAATCCCTTGCAAGGACAGTCAGCAGAAAGGACATTTGTCATAGCTCACATTCATTCCCAGGGCCCGATCCTGCAATGTTTTGCTAACAAAAGAACTTTTCAAATCTTGCCTAAGTACCCAGGGTGTCAGAGCCAGACATGTGCCAGAAGCAttggctctgccagctgctggggctgtgactCCACTGGGTTTGCACCCTGAGCAGGAGGGCTGCTGAGGCAGGGCAGAACCAGGTGCtgacatgaaataaaaacagttttggCTGTAGGGGGtgggcaggagatgctgtggtTCTGCCTGGATGGGATGCCCTGGGAAGAGCTGGCCAAGCCACGACAACTCAGACCAAGCTGAGTCCCCAGTCACCTCAGAGACTtgcacagcagggagctggtgtTGAAAAGGGCTTTCCATGTTCCTGAGTGTTAACTCAGGTGCTGGTGGAGCCATGAGGGCTGGGATGAAAGGGGCTGGGCTGTCActtgctcctgtccccagctgcctgtgccctctTGCTATGGGGCTTTCTGAGAGTGGCATCCAGCTCCAGATTTAGGGATGTGTCTGCAAGagatcccccccagccctgtgcctttGCAAGAGGGGTCTCTTCAGGCTCTGGTGTGAAGTGAGTCACCACGGGGGACTGACTCCCCAAAAACCTGGCTTGGAGAGAGCGGATGACCTATCCTGGTGGGTTGACACAACctctgctgggcagcactgggctgtccatcttccctgctgtgccccagcccagagcccctgcAAGCATCAATAAACCACCCTCACCACGGGCCTTACACTGCcaaacagctgggaaaagggaaacaaaccccttttcttctttttcctgtagATATTAATCCTCACATGCACAAAACTCTGGCAACTTGTATTGTGATTGTCATTAAACTAATGCCTTAAGAGTGTCTTCTTGGTTAAGTTAATGTATCTCAATGAGGCTTTTAAGCTTCCATTTCAAAGCTTTGTTTACAGTTAGGGTGAATCTAGCAAATGAGTAGGATTAAGGTGTCATGTAAAGCATGAGCCTTGCTGGGACAGAGTAGTTTTAAGCTTTGTAAAGTTTATACCTGAGCTCTTCATCTGTTTTAGTGTCTTTTCAATGTCCCTGTTTAGTGAATAAGAGGGATTTCAATGAAACAGGAGTAATTATCACTCAGATTTCAGTTGTGAAACCAAGTCTCCTTTGAAATCCTCCCTTCTTTATTTAGGGAGTTTAGGGAATATTATGTAATGACAGTTGTAACAATCTCGAGCTCACACAAAAGACAGAGGCAAAACTTTCTGTGCTCTCTGGGATTGTGGAAAGAATGTCATAGCTCAGGGTGATGGCAAGAGGTACTCTGGACTTGCCTGTGGTGGGGAGAGCCCTGTCTCGAGCCTGTGAGATGCTGATGGGGGAAGAGGAATTGAACCCGAGCACCAAAGAGATTTAGTGGTGGCTGGGCTATCTTCTCTGACTTCTCAGCGAATAACTTTGCAAATCAGGCTGATTCCAGAAAACCCTGCAcattcagaaaaacacagcCAAAATGAGCTGCCACTTTGAAAATATGTTGACTTTTCACTGGGAGACTCTGGCTATGCAGGGAGAACCaactgtgctgctgtgtctgtctgtgtacAACAGCATTCTGCACGTTTCATGCTTGTAccaccttcctgctgcccccaaCAGGTTCAAACAAGCAGTAAGAAACGCTCTTTCCAGATTATATTCCCAAGGTATAAATAGTGTTTTGCACCCTGCTACaagcaaacacagcactggCTGAATTTTAGTTGAAGCACATTACCTGAAGAACTTATCAGTCCCTCTGGTAGTGTTAGGTGCTGGAAATGTTACACATCACTTGCTGTTATTCTATGCAATACGTTGCCCTTTGCAAATACACAGCTTGAAGACAACAAGTGTTTCTTGGAGGTCAAGACTGAGTTGGTAAAGTCAGACACTGATGGGGAGATGGGCAGTGAGTGCAGTGGGACCGGCTGAGATTGGCTTTGCCAGGTAACAATGAGTTTTTAACAAATTAGGATCTGGGAGTCAGCACTGCCCGAGCTCTGAGCTACGTCTCGGGGTGTCGGGGACCGatcaccactgctgctgtggtttgttTAGATCCTTTACATTCGCAAAGTTCCTGTGaggacaggagcagctgatggagctgctgtgtttgtacAGGGCGAGATAAACGCTGCGCTGCCCTCCGCCGCTTCACTCCGGGGGTGGCAGGGGCGAGATGGCCCGAGTGACAGCAGCGTGCTCAGGCCAACACTGACCTCCAGTGGAAAGCCCTGGGAAGCGGCTCCCGGCTCCCGGGGGGATGCTCAGCACGTACCGGCAGCATCCCGGCCCTTGAGGTCCTGCTCACGGCTGGCAGGCATCAGGACAGCGGGGAGGGTGGTTATGAAACACGCTGGGCTGGATACAACCTGCTGGCTTAAAACACCTTTAAGGGAAGATATTATTTgtgggaagattttttttttttttttaagagaagatttgtggacactgctgaaggctcgtgGGGAACCTAATCTGGTTTTTTCTCAGGTTGTTGACTTTTCGCAGCTCCAGCCTGAATCTTTCCTAGGCTGGGGgaatctttctcagagacaaaacaa is a genomic window of Oenanthe melanoleuca isolate GR-GAL-2019-014 chromosome 8, OMel1.0, whole genome shotgun sequence containing:
- the FOXE3 gene encoding forkhead box protein E3, coding for MNAAGFPCLRGMCTLPAASPAAVASPGSPGPARGSPQAPPVKPEPRGAGSSPAPPPPPEEPPPPAGGRRRKRPVQRGKPPYSYIALIAMAIANAAERKLTLGGIYKFITERFPFYRENPKKWQNSIRHNLTLNDCFVKIPREPGHPGKGNYWTLDPAAEDMFDNGSFLRRRKRFKRTDITTYPGYMQNSSAFTPPPAGRPAAPAAPYPNALCSPGYGPQLSGSVFHPYAAGAAPPAQHPRMFSIDSLISGQQALQPSPPSELGHPSLGLPAAELAPACSAGSSEPPCFQAQPVSPGLLSRAGPNSLAYPYAASPPHLPVAQGSYSPGSPQLYGAPNRLALPAMRPPACAEHGEQLLGLSASPLGQFGSSNTYMRQPNFPAGLERYM